A region from the Ichthyobacterium seriolicida genome encodes:
- a CDS encoding IS1595-like element ISIse1 family transposase codes for MLSMKNKYIIRSRISEAKFRSILRLFCLDIEAKKVSKPTNVSRYTINKIFDKLRLLIVQKCEEESPFNQGEIELDESYFGAKRVRGKRGRGSGGKVPVFGMLKREGKVYTQIVKNCSSSVIMPIIESRASKESTIYTDGFKSYDGLVNYGYKRHYRVKHSENEFAKGVNHINGIENFWGLCKVRLSRFRGVHKHKFYYHLKECELRFNYRNENLYFCMLKWIRKNPLKLS; via the coding sequence ATGTTATCTATGAAAAACAAGTATATAATTCGTTCAAGAATTTCTGAGGCAAAATTCAGGTCTATTTTACGGTTATTTTGCCTAGATATTGAAGCGAAAAAAGTTAGTAAACCGACTAATGTAAGTCGTTATACTATCAACAAAATTTTTGACAAATTACGTTTGTTAATTGTTCAAAAATGCGAAGAAGAAAGTCCCTTTAATCAAGGGGAAATAGAATTAGATGAGAGTTATTTTGGAGCTAAACGAGTTAGGGGAAAAAGGGGACGAGGATCAGGAGGAAAAGTTCCAGTATTTGGTATGTTAAAGAGAGAGGGTAAAGTTTATACACAAATTGTAAAAAACTGCTCATCATCAGTAATAATGCCTATTATAGAGAGCAGAGCAAGTAAAGAAAGTACAATTTATACTGATGGATTTAAGTCTTATGACGGCTTGGTAAACTATGGTTATAAGAGGCATTATAGAGTAAAACATAGTGAAAATGAATTTGCTAAAGGAGTAAATCACATTAATGGAATTGAGAATTTTTGGGGACTATGTAAAGTTCGATTATCCAGGTTTAGAGGAGTCCATAAGCACAAGTTTTATTATCATCTAAAAGAGTGTGAATTGAGGTTTAATTATCGAAATGAAAATTTGTATTTTTGTATGTTAAAATGGATAAGAAA